TGCGCAGGGTCGGCCGCAGCAGCAGCAGGTAGGTCAGCAGCCCGGCCAGGGCCAGACCGACATATTTCAGTGCCGGCGCAAAATCGAGCAGGCGGTCAGACCAGTCGGGTTCCGGCAGGCTTGGCTGACTGTAGAAGTCATTGGCGAAGGGCATTGAGACCACGGTCAGCTGGTCGCCGCGGCCGTTGTCGATGCCCAGGGCGCTTTGCACCATGCGCTCGATGCCACGCAACTCCTGCTCATTACGCGGCTCAAAACGCAATTCGCTGCTGGTTTCGTCGGACGCGGCGGTATCGGCAACCAGTACCGAAACCGACAGCTGTTTGATGGTGCCGACCGGTGCGACAATGCGGTTCACCACCTTGCTGATTTCGTAATTGGTGGTTTCAGCCGAACTGGAACTGTTGCCGCCAGCGCCGCCGACCAGATTCGCCGCGCCGGTGCCGAGATTGGATTCAACGCCCGGGACACCACCGGCACCGCCGGCATCCGCTGCTTTTTGTTCCTGCATCTGTTCACTGCGGGGCACCGCGCTTTTCGGATCGTAATGTTCCTCCAGCTTCTCCACCTGGGAAAAATCGAGTGTGGCGGTGACCTTGACCAGGGAATTGGCCGGACCGAGAGCGCGATCGAGCATGGCCTGGGCGCGAGTTTCCAGCTGGCGTTCGACCGCCTGCTGGTATTCCAGCATGCCCGGTGTCATGGGGCCGCCAAGGCCTTCCTCCGGTTTTTTCGACAGCACCTTGCCCGCGGTATCGACCACGGTCACATAGGCTGGCTCCAGTCCTTCGACACTGCCGGCCACCAGGTTGACAATGCCCTGCACCTGGGATTCCTTGAGCTGCTGTCCGGCCACCAGGCGCACGATGATGGAGGCCGTGGCCGGTTGTTGTTGGCTTTTGAACAGGCGCTTCTGTGGCAGGGCCAGATGTACGCGGGCGGCTTCGACCGGCGACAGGGCAGCGATGGTCCGCGCCAGTTCGCCCTGCAGGGCTCGCAGGTAGTTGACCTGCTGTACAAAGTCGGTAATGCCCAGACTCTGGCTGTCAAAGATTTCGAAGCCGACTCCGCCCCCCTGGGGCAGGCCGGCCCCGGTCAGTTCCAAGCGGGTTTCGTGGACCAGTTCCGCCGGAATGTAGATGGTATTGCCGCTACCATGCAGTTCATAAGGAATCTTGCGATCCTTCAGCCAGGCGACGATTGCCGAAGCATCGTCCGGTGCCAGATTGGCGAACAACAGCTCATGTTCTGTCTGGCGCGATTGCAGGATGATGATGGCGAACAGGCTCAGCGAGAACAGGGCAACTGCCGCAAGACTGATCTTGCGCGACAACGGCCAGTTACGCATCGCCGCGAGTAAACTTCCCTTGAGGTCAACAGCCATCGGGCAGCACCTTCCGTGTCAGGCGAACAGGCAGCAGGAATTGTACAGCCGCTTGTCAGACCTGCATGTTCATGATTTCTTTGTAGGCTTCGGTCACCTTGTTGCGCATCTGTACCAGCAGCCGCATGGAGATATCGGCTTCCTCCATGGCCAGCATTACGTCATGCAGGTTTTCTGCCTCGCCGCTCTGCAGGGCGATGGCAGCCTGATCAGCCTCTAACTGGGATTGGTTGGTGCGCGACAGGGCTTCGCCCAGCAATTCGGCGAAGCCGCTGCCCTGGGGCTGCTCGGAGGCCAGCGGCGAAGGCAGCAGAGTCTTGAGCTGGGTGCCGACGGTAAGGTCTTTCATGGCCACACTCCTGCGGGGGTTACTTGCCGATTTCGAGGGCCTTTAACGCCATGCGCTTGGCGGTTTTGATGCTGGTCAGGTTGGCTTCATAGGCGCGGGTGGCCAGCATCATGTCGGCGGTTTCCTTGAGCAGGTCAATGTTGGGCAGGGCGACGTAGCCCTGCTCATTGGCATCCGGATGCCCCGGATCGAATACCAGCCGAGGTTCACTGGTATCACTGACAATCTGTCGCACACCGACACCGGTAGCGGCCCGCTGCTGCAGGGAGGCGTTAAGCTGACCGGCGAAATCCATTTTGCGGGTTTCGAATACCACCATCTTGCGCCGGTAGGGGCCACCTTCGGGCGTACGGGTGGTTTCGACGTTGGCCATGTTGGAGCTGATGGTGTCCAGTCGGACGCGCTGGGCAGTTAAAGCGCTGGCACCGACTTCAAAGCTGGTGAAGATTCCCATGGGTGACCTCGTGGGCGGACGCGCAGGTGTGATCAGGCGCCCTGAATGGCGTATTTGAGAATGCCGAGTTTCTTGTTAAGTAACTGGGTTGAGGCTTCGTACATCAGTTGGTTTTCCGTCAGCAGGATCATTTCGTGATCGACATTGACACTGTTGCCGTCACCGACACCGCTACGGTCGGGGTGGCTGACCAGCCGACCCTGGACCTGGTCCAGCTGGCCCGACGGCAGGTGGCGCGCATGGGTGCGCCAGAGCGGAGAACGCTCGGCCAGCAGGGCTTCGCGCAAACTCTGCTGGAACTCGAAACGCTGCACGGCATAGCCCGGCGTTTCGGCGTTGGCGATGTTCGAAGCGATGACCTGCTGGTTGATGCTGCGTAGATCCAAACTTTTTTTCAGAACCTGCGCGGTTTTGTCAAACAGAATGGACATGGGCTTCTCCTGGTGAAACGCTGCGGCTGTCGCTGTGCCGCGCTGCGCCGGATAGGGTTACAGCGGCCTGAAGCCGGCCATGCGCAAGGCTTCACGGGCGAGGTCCTTCCAGGCGGAAGGTTCTTCTGTTTCGGCCACCTGGCGTAAAAACCTTAGTCCCTCCTGCCGTTGCCCCTGTTGCAGCGCCAGTTCTCCCAGGCGATAAAGCGAGGCCAGCCGCAGCCCCGGGTTTTTAGCGGTCTGGCGGTACAGGGCGCTGGCCCGAACCAGATCGCCCAACCGGGCACAGAGATCAGCCAGCAGGAAACGATCTTCGGCGGTCATGGCCTGCGGCGCCTGCGCTTCCAGTTGGTCCAGATGGCGGCGGGCCACGGCCAGCGCGCCGCGCTGCTCGGCCCGCCGGGCGGCCAGCTGTTCAAGGGCGACACCGAAGGGGCGTTGCCGATCGTGCAGGATCTGATCGGCCGCCGCCGTGTCACCCTGGGCCAGCAGGGCGTGCACCAGCGCCAGCAGAACCTGATCCTGCTGGGTTCCGGCGGGGTACTCCTGCTGGTAGCGGCGGGCATAATCAATAACCTGCTGATGCTGTTGCAGTGCGGCCAGGGCCTGCAGCAAGGGCGGGTAGATGGCGGCCCGTCGGTCAGCATCAGCGGTGGCGTCCAGCAGGTACTGGTACAGTCGCAGTGCCCGCTCGGCGAATTGCAGGCGGGAAAACACCGTGCCCAGTTGCAGCAGAAAGTCGTAGTTGCGCTGGCTGGCCACAAGAATCTCACGATTCTGTTCGACCAGCACCAGCGCGTCGAAATAACGTTCCTCCTGTACGTACTGGTCGATCAGGCCGGGCAGCAGCTCGGCCAGCAGTGCCAGCGCATGGGGGCGCAGATCGGTCAGGCGGTCGCTGATCAGGAATTGGCGCAGCTGCTCAACCGCCTCGGCCCGCCGTTCCAGCAGAAACAGCACCAGCGCCTGCTTGAACTGCATTTCGGCCCGGGCTGCCCGATCACTGAAGCGTTCTTCCAGCAGGGCGTAGTCTTCCAGGGCCTGAGCTCGGCTGCGGGCGTCGCCACCGGCGACACTCAGATCGGCGATTTTGGCACGGGCCAGCAGGCCGCCTTCGTTGCCCGGAAAAATCTGGTGCAGCTGGGCCAGGGCGCTGTTGGCTTCGCCGCGGTGCAGCAGCGCCAAGGCGATGGCGTAGCGCGCCTGGTCGCGCAGATCGCTGTCGCTGGACTGCTCCAGCAGGCGGCGCAGAGCCAGCAGGGCCTCGTCAAAGCGCCTCTGGCGATAAAGACCGAGGCTGTAACCTGCCAGTGAAAAGGGTGCGTCATCGATTTGTTGGCCGAGTTCCTGATACAGGTCTGTGGCCATTTCGAGGCGCCCCTGCAGAAACCAGGCATCGGCCAGCCGCTGTTGCAGTCGGCCTTGCGGCGGGCCGGGATCTCCCTGGAGCGCCTCCTCGGCCAGGCTGGCCGCCAGTTCAGCGTTGCCGGCCACCAAAAAAGCTTCGATCTGCAGCAGCCGCAGCTGTTCGGCAACGTCGGGGAGGGCGTTGTTCTCCATCAGCAGATCGAGCTGGGCCAACAACTCAAAAGGGGTCTCACTGCGCTGGGCCAGCAGATAGAGCTCCAACAGCTCGGCGCAATCCTGCAAATCTGCCGGTCTGGGCGTTTCTTCCTGCAGTTGCAGTCGCAGTTGTTGCAGCAGGTCGGCCGCCTGGCGGTGGCGGTCGGCCCGCAGCAGCAGCTCGACCCGGATCAGTTCCAGGCCGATCTGTTGCATCGGCGCCAGTCTCTGGCGGTCGATGCGGTCACAGGCTTCCAGCGCCTGTGACCAGTTGCGTTGCTGAGCCTGGTCAAGTACCTCGCCCGACAGCAGGGGCTCCACGTCGCGGAAATACTGCAGGCAGGGAAACGGTGGCCAGCTGTACCGCAGCTGGGCCGGCAACTGTAGCGGTCGTTCATATTCGGTGAAAAAATCGCTCCAGCGACCGCGGTAGCCCGATTCCAGGCTGCGGGCGCTGAGGCTGCCGTCGCCGGAGATGGCCACATGCCCCGGCAGGGCCCGGGCAATGGCTGGCCGGGAGCGGCTCTGATCATCGCGCCAGTGCACATCGATGGTCAGGCGGTTTTCCAGCCGATCGCGTACCGGGTTGACGAAATAGGGTGGCCGGCGCAGCAGCAGTGACAGGACCAGCGTGTCGCTGGTCTGGCCAGCCAGGATGCGCACCAACCGTTCGTCGCTGGGCGGCAATGGAGCGTTGGCGGCCAGGCTGGCTTCTTCCAGGATGATGTCAATTTTCTGGCCCGAGGTCTCGACGCGGAACCCCGGCATGCGGTCGAAGCGCAACACGAAGCGGCTGAGGTTGGCGTCGTCCTGTTTCACCATTTCCTGCAGCAACACCGCCTCGGCCGCCAGGACTGACCCGGTGCGGGCTAGCAGTAGCAGCGCCAGCAGCGGGAGCATCATCGCCTTTATCACGTTCATGGGGGTCCTGTCCCGAGGCTGTCGCCGCGTGTTGTCCGGATTTCTTTTCGGGGCGGCGACTGCCGGCTTTAGCCGGTAACTGCAAGAAATATGCGCTTTTCTTTTAAGGGGCTGCTGTCTGGCTGCAAACTGTCGGAATAGCGTCTTTTCTGGTGCTGGGCTGCCTGGGGCCCCTGTTGCCAGCCGGCCCGCTCCGGGACGAAAAAGTCATGATTTTGACAACTTTCCAGACAAAAATCTGTTCAGCAATCACCGTCTTTGCTGTTATAGTGTAGCGCCGGTCGGGCTGCTGCCCGACCGGCGCTACAGCGGCAGTCCGACAAGAGCCGCGTACCTGCAGCCGTTGAGATGCTTTCGCAAAGAATATCGATGTTGGATGGCTCAGCAAGAAAAGCGCCACCTGCAAGGCGCGCAAGCCGTCGAGCCTTGAAGCGTACAGATGTACGTTAAGGAGCGAGACGATTGCAGCAACGCAGCCTTTGGCGGGTTTTTGCGACGCCATCAACCCGTTTACCGCTTTCCATGGAGACGCACAGCGCCATGACCGACGATTTGAGCAGCGATCAGATAGAAATTATCCTGGAATTTGTCCAGGAAAGTCAGGACATGATCGAACAACTCGAACCGACGATCATCGAGTTGGGGCAGAAGGCCGATCAGGAAACGATCAATGCGGTCTTCCGCCTGTTTCATTCGATGAAGGGCAGCGCCGGTTTTCTGGAGTTCAATCATATCACGACGGTGGCTCACGCGGCGGAAAGCCTGCTGGACCTGGTGCGCTCCGGCAAGATGGTGCTGCAGGCCGACCACGTCGGCCTGCTGTGCGAATGTTGTGATTTCACCAAGGAAGCTCTGGAGCAGGTGTCCGAGCACTTCAACGATGAGCCCATGGCTGGTCAGGCGGAACTGCTGGCCGAACGCTTGCATCAGGCCATGGCGGAACCGGAGACGGCTGCTACTGCTTCCTCCCCTGCCGCCGCCGAGGAAACTGTCGTTGAGCCGACCGAGCCCGGCGTTGCGAGCACCGAAGAGTTCATGCTGGAGATCACCAGCGAGATGGTTGAGCGTTTTGTGCAGGAGGCCGAAGAACTGCTCGACGGCGCTGAACAGGGCTTGCTGGAATGGGAAAAGGATCCGGGCAATCTGGAACCGCTGGGCTCGATCTTCCGCAATATTCACAGTTTTAAGGGTAACAGCGGCTTTTTCGGCTATGCCTGTCTTGAACGGCTCAGTCATCAGCTGGAAAATGTGCTGGATGTGATCAAGACCGGTGGCGCCTTCGCGGTCGACAATCCCTTCGAGGTGCTGCTAACGGCGGTGGACGCGCTGAAGGAAGGTCTGTCCAACCTGGGTGCCCAGGGCAAGGATCTGATCGAGGAGCTGGAACTGCACCTGGCCGCTCTCAAGGCGTTGCCGGCACCCCGCCTGGGTGAGGTGCTGGTCGAGCGGGGCATGGTGCAGGCCGAGGATGTCGAGGAGGCGCTGGCCTCGCAGAAAAAGCCGCTGGGCGATGTGCTGGTTGGGCTGGGCAAGGTTTCGCCGGAGCAGGTCAGCGAGGCGCTCAAAACGCAGTCTGAGGTGCGCAGGCCGGTAACGGCGCCGCAGAAAAAGGCCAGCCGGCCAGTGGCGTCCAAACGGCAGGATATTCGGGTTGATCTGGAGAAACTGGACAACCTGATCAATCTGATTGGTGAGCTGGTCATTGCCGAGAATATGCTCATTCACAACCCTGACCTTGAAGGACTGGAACTGGAAAGTTTCGGCAAGGCCGCCCAGCAGATGGGCAAGCTGGTGCGGGAACTGCAGGAAATGGCCATGATCATTCGCATGGTGCCGGTGTCGGGGCTGTTCCGTCGCATGATCCGGCTGGTGCATGATCTGTCGGTGAAGTCGGGCAAGAAGGTCGATCTGAAACTGATCGGTGAGGAAACCGAGGTTGACAAAACGGTCATCGAAACCATCACCGACCCGCTGGTGCATATCCTGCGTAATTCCATGGATCATGGCTTGGAACCGCCGGAGGAACGCCGAGCTGCCGGCAAGAGTGAAACCGGCACCATCCGGCTGTCGGCCTGCCACGAAGAGGGCGAGGTCTGGATCACGCTGGAGGATGACGGTCGGGGTCTCAACCGCGAAAAGATTGTCGCCAAGGCCATCAAAAACGGTCTGATCGAGGGTGACGGTTCGGATCTGCCCGACAAGATGGTTTATAATCTGATCTTTCAGCCCGGGTTTTCCACGGCGGAGAAGATTACCGATATCTCCGGTCGCGGTGTCGGCATGGACGTGGTCAAGCAGAATCTGGAAAAGATCAAGGGCAAGGTCAATGTCAGCAGCGTGCCGGGCAAGGGCACGACCATCAAGCTGCGCATTCCGCTGACTTTGGCTATCATCGACGGCATGCTGGTGCGGGTCGGCGACTCCAAGTGCATCGTGCCCATCCTTGCCATCAAGGAGGCCTTCCGACCCCAGCCTGAAGCCATCACCATCACGCCGGACAATGAAGAACTGGTGCGGGTGCGCGAACATTTCTTCCCGGTGGTGCGGCTGCATGAGCTGCTCAGTGCCGAGCCCGATCACCACGATCTGGTGGATGGCATTCTGGTGGTGCTGGAATATCAGGGGCGCAGTGTCTGTTTGCTGGTGGACGAGATTCTCGGTCAACAGCAGACCGTGATCAAGGGTCTGTCGGAGTACATCGGCAACGTGCGGGGCTGCTCCGGCTGTACCATCCTGGGCAACGGCGATGTCTGCCTGATCATTGACGTCGGTAATCTGGTGGAAAACCGCTAGAGCGCTCGCCGGCGTCAGGAGGGAAATCCATGGGAATCGACGCCGTTGACCAGGCGCGCGCCGCTGCTGTGATGATGCAGATCAGCGATCAGGAGTTCGCCGCCCTGCGCAGTCTGATCTACAGTCGTTTCGGCATCAACCTGACCGAGGAAAAGCGCTCGCTGCTGGTCGGTCGGCTGCAGAAGCTGCTGCGCAGCCAGAACCTGGCCAGTTTTCAGGACTATTACGACTATCTGGCCAAGGATACCAGCGGTCGCGCCGTTAGTGATCTGGTCAACCTGATTTCCACCAACTACACCTATTTCAACCGTGAGAAGGATCATTTTGACTACTTTCTGAAAACCGCGCTGCCGCAGGTGTGCAACCGCCTGCGGCAGCGGGGGCAGAAGGATGTGCGGGTCTGGTGCGCCGGTTGCTCCAGCGGTGAAGAAGCCTACACCCTGTTGATGTTGATGCACGAATATCTTGGCACCGAATACCGCCAGTGGAGTGCCGGCCTGCTGGCGACGGACATCTCCGAGCGGGTGCTGGCCACCGCCCGGCAGGGTATTTACGCGGCTGACAAGGTGGCTTCATTGCCCGAGGCCTTGCAGCGCAAGTATTTCGTGCAGCTGGGCGATGGCCGGATGCAGGTGGCCGAAACCCTGCGCCAGGAGGTAACCTTCCGGCGTTTCAACCTGATGAACACCAGCTTCCCGTTCAAAAAGCCCTTTCAGATCATCTTCTGCCGTAACGTGATGATCTATTTCGACCAGCAGACGCGTAACGCGCTGGTGCAACGTTTTCATCGGGCCATGGAGCCCGATGGCTACTTCTTTATCGGCCATTCCGAGACCCTGGGGCGCGACAGCGCATTGTTCCGCTATATCATGCCCGCCGTTTACCAGAAGGGAAACTGACCGACCATGCCCAAGAAAATCCGCGTTCTCGTTGTCGATGATTCGGCGCTGGTGCGCCAGATTCTGACCAGCGGTCTCGCCCTTGATCCCGTCATCGAGGTGGTGGGGTCGGCCGCCGATCCTTACATGGCGCGCGACAAAATCATTGAGCTGCGGCCCGATGTGCTGACGCTTGATGTCGAGATGCCGCGCATGGATGGCGTAGAATTCCTGCGCAAGCTGATGCCGCAGTATCCGATGCCGGTGGTCATGGTCAGTTCCCTGACCCAGCGGGGCAAGCAGATCACCATGGACGCGCTGGAGGCCGGTGCTGTTGATTTTGTCACCAAGCCGACCACCAATGTGGCCTCCGGCCTCAATGGCATGCTCAGCGAGCTGCGCACCAAGATCAAGATTGCCTCCACCGCCAATGTCTCTCACTGGAAAAGCCGCCGCTGCGAACTGCGCGCCACCGCCAGTCTGAGCGCCACAGCTCTGGCGGAATCGACCGACAAGGTGGTTGCCATCGGTGCCTCTACCGGGGGCACCGAAGCCATCAAGAAGGTGGTGACCCAGTTTCCCCCCAGCATGCCGGGCGTGGTCATCGTCCAGCACATGCCGCCGGGCTTCACCAAGATGTTCTCCGACCGCCTCAACCAGCTGTGCGCCATGGAGGTGAAGGAGGCCGAGAACGGTGACCGTATTCGACCGGGGCGGATTCTGGTGGCGCCCGGTGCCCTGCAGATGGAGGTGGTGCGCTCCGGCGGTGTCTATCAGGTGCGCTGTGCGCCGGGGGAAAAGGTCA
This region of Desulfuromonas thiophila genomic DNA includes:
- the fliF gene encoding flagellar basal-body MS-ring/collar protein FliF, whose translation is MRNWPLSRKISLAAVALFSLSLFAIIILQSRQTEHELLFANLAPDDASAIVAWLKDRKIPYELHGSGNTIYIPAELVHETRLELTGAGLPQGGGVGFEIFDSQSLGITDFVQQVNYLRALQGELARTIAALSPVEAARVHLALPQKRLFKSQQQPATASIIVRLVAGQQLKESQVQGIVNLVAGSVEGLEPAYVTVVDTAGKVLSKKPEEGLGGPMTPGMLEYQQAVERQLETRAQAMLDRALGPANSLVKVTATLDFSQVEKLEEHYDPKSAVPRSEQMQEQKAADAGGAGGVPGVESNLGTGAANLVGGAGGNSSSSAETTNYEISKVVNRIVAPVGTIKQLSVSVLVADTAASDETSSELRFEPRNEQELRGIERMVQSALGIDNGRGDQLTVVSMPFANDFYSQPSLPEPDWSDRLLDFAPALKYVGLALAGLLTYLLLLRPTLRTLQQESTVQHMKTVKELEEELAAGRSRTTQLNPTEQMRQNILKGEHSPAQVIRTWLSEEK
- the fliE gene encoding flagellar hook-basal body complex protein FliE is translated as MKDLTVGTQLKTLLPSPLASEQPQGSGFAELLGEALSRTNQSQLEADQAAIALQSGEAENLHDVMLAMEEADISMRLLVQMRNKVTEAYKEIMNMQV
- the flgC gene encoding flagellar basal body rod protein FlgC, with the translated sequence MGIFTSFEVGASALTAQRVRLDTISSNMANVETTRTPEGGPYRRKMVVFETRKMDFAGQLNASLQQRAATGVGVRQIVSDTSEPRLVFDPGHPDANEQGYVALPNIDLLKETADMMLATRAYEANLTSIKTAKRMALKALEIGK
- the flgB gene encoding flagellar basal body rod protein FlgB; amino-acid sequence: MSILFDKTAQVLKKSLDLRSINQQVIASNIANAETPGYAVQRFEFQQSLREALLAERSPLWRTHARHLPSGQLDQVQGRLVSHPDRSGVGDGNSVNVDHEMILLTENQLMYEASTQLLNKKLGILKYAIQGA
- a CDS encoding chemotaxis protein CheA; this translates as MTDDLSSDQIEIILEFVQESQDMIEQLEPTIIELGQKADQETINAVFRLFHSMKGSAGFLEFNHITTVAHAAESLLDLVRSGKMVLQADHVGLLCECCDFTKEALEQVSEHFNDEPMAGQAELLAERLHQAMAEPETAATASSPAAAEETVVEPTEPGVASTEEFMLEITSEMVERFVQEAEELLDGAEQGLLEWEKDPGNLEPLGSIFRNIHSFKGNSGFFGYACLERLSHQLENVLDVIKTGGAFAVDNPFEVLLTAVDALKEGLSNLGAQGKDLIEELELHLAALKALPAPRLGEVLVERGMVQAEDVEEALASQKKPLGDVLVGLGKVSPEQVSEALKTQSEVRRPVTAPQKKASRPVASKRQDIRVDLEKLDNLINLIGELVIAENMLIHNPDLEGLELESFGKAAQQMGKLVRELQEMAMIIRMVPVSGLFRRMIRLVHDLSVKSGKKVDLKLIGEETEVDKTVIETITDPLVHILRNSMDHGLEPPEERRAAGKSETGTIRLSACHEEGEVWITLEDDGRGLNREKIVAKAIKNGLIEGDGSDLPDKMVYNLIFQPGFSTAEKITDISGRGVGMDVVKQNLEKIKGKVNVSSVPGKGTTIKLRIPLTLAIIDGMLVRVGDSKCIVPILAIKEAFRPQPEAITITPDNEELVRVREHFFPVVRLHELLSAEPDHHDLVDGILVVLEYQGRSVCLLVDEILGQQQTVIKGLSEYIGNVRGCSGCTILGNGDVCLIIDVGNLVENR
- a CDS encoding CheR family methyltransferase, giving the protein MGIDAVDQARAAAVMMQISDQEFAALRSLIYSRFGINLTEEKRSLLVGRLQKLLRSQNLASFQDYYDYLAKDTSGRAVSDLVNLISTNYTYFNREKDHFDYFLKTALPQVCNRLRQRGQKDVRVWCAGCSSGEEAYTLLMLMHEYLGTEYRQWSAGLLATDISERVLATARQGIYAADKVASLPEALQRKYFVQLGDGRMQVAETLRQEVTFRRFNLMNTSFPFKKPFQIIFCRNVMIYFDQQTRNALVQRFHRAMEPDGYFFIGHSETLGRDSALFRYIMPAVYQKGN
- a CDS encoding protein-glutamate methylesterase/protein-glutamine glutaminase, giving the protein MPKKIRVLVVDDSALVRQILTSGLALDPVIEVVGSAADPYMARDKIIELRPDVLTLDVEMPRMDGVEFLRKLMPQYPMPVVMVSSLTQRGKQITMDALEAGAVDFVTKPTTNVASGLNGMLSELRTKIKIASTANVSHWKSRRCELRATASLSATALAESTDKVVAIGASTGGTEAIKKVVTQFPPSMPGVVIVQHMPPGFTKMFSDRLNQLCAMEVKEAENGDRIRPGRILVAPGALQMEVVRSGGVYQVRCAPGEKVSGHCPSVDVLMHSVAKHVGRNAIGVMLTGMGADGADGMLAMKQAGARNLAQDEASSVVFGMPKVAYERGGAERLVSLDNMAREVISLLSEKTIR